Part of the Candoia aspera isolate rCanAsp1 chromosome 1, rCanAsp1.hap2, whole genome shotgun sequence genome, ATTGTGTCCCCTGCTTAGTTTCTATCTCAAAGTCAAAGGAGCGTGTCGTCGTGGTCCCACGAGCAAAGTTGACAAAAGCAATCTCATCAAAGCGGATGTGAACAGGTGGCTTGTGCACATAGATGAAGCCACGTTCCAAAGGGTACAAGAGCCCTGAACTGGCCTTGTAGGAACAAGTGATGCACTGGGCTCCAGAATGTctaacaaaggaaaagaaacatcAGTATTAATTTTGTTGAGCCAGATGAAGGTAGCTATTAGAAAACACAGGGACAGCTTATCAAACCAGGGAGCCCAACCATCCTATGTTACTTTACCACTTGGCTTAACCTGTTAGTAACCACGAGGAAAAGGTACTTAGGATAGATAGGCTCAATGTATGTACTACTGTGTTATTCATTGTACCCATAACCCAAATCTTTATGCCTTCTTTTTCACTTCTCTACCAAACACTGAAAGCTGATTACTCACAGTTCATCTGTTCCTACAATCAACATTCCTTACCCCATAAAGTTGCCTGGGACAGTGATCTTGCGGTTCACAAGGGCTTTCATGACACGACTGACCATCTCATATAGAGAGCCAGACATATTTTTGGTGAGCCGTCCCTCAAAGCGCTTCTCGACTTCATCCCTTTAAGTAGAGAATACAAATCAAGATACAGCCAGAATCCCCATGCGATATTAGGACACTGAGAAAACAGGTGAGCCTGGGAGTTGAGATAATAACAGAGAATTGATGGAGACATGCCCCGTTCTCTAACAGTTAGTTGTGCTGCTACCACATACATGACTATTTCACGTAAGTGGTCAATTTTTACAGTTATCTCCCACATACAAGAACATCCCTGTATGAACAAACACAGGACCAAATACAAAGGCTTTCAGGTTATTTGACTATGGTTGaaaacaatgtgtgaatccagccactgtgactTATTTAAAAAGCCAAGGCCTAAGCAACCACGGCTTCCTGAGAAGTGTGAATCTTGACCATATAAGGGTACTTACTCATTCATGTTGAGGGTCAAGGAGATATCCTCATCCTTTGAGAACAGTAGAATAAGGAAGTGATAGCGAGTTTGGCCTTGCTTTATAGGAGGGTCTAAGCTGATCTGGAACAAAGCAGAGACAGCAGTAACTATATGTATGAATCCCAGTCCAGAAGAGCCATTCTGCTATGGCCCAAGTCCATTAAACATGCAGAAAGACAGTTTCCTAAGGAGACTGGTCTTACCCTCCAGCATGATAGAAAGAGAATATACAAACTGAGGAAATAGCTACCCAGAATCTCTCTCCACTCCTACTATAGTCCAAAAATACAAGAGAGATGTGAGTCCAGCCAGCCAGACATTATATTGAaaacaggtaaaggtaaaggtttcccttgacgtaaagtccagtcgagtccgactctagggggcggtgctcatctccgtttctaagccttggagccggcgttgtccataggacgcttccgggtcatgtggccagcatgactcacggaacgccgttaccttcccgccgaagcggtacctattaatctactcacatttgcatgttttcgaactgcttggtgagcaggagctgggatgagcaacgggagctcaccccgccgcgcggtttcgaaccgccgaccttccgatcgacagctcagcggtttaacccgcagcgccaccgcgtccctctgaaaACAGGTAAGTTCCTATTATTTCTATAATAAACCAGAAGATTGACATTTATCTGGAATAATTAGAAACTATTAAAACTAGGAGAAAGAGGCCATTTCTGGATTCTTCCTTCCACCAGAAAGGGCTATCAACAATAAATAATTTGACTTTTGGATTTTAAATTAGTTATACAGGATTTAAGCAGTTAGACTCCCCCACAAAACACCAAAAAAGGCTTTTGAATGAAACCTATTTTGAGAAGCAATCACAGCAATTACTTCTCACAAGAAATACGTTGACTATGATTCAAAAATTCCTCACCACAAAAAACATCTGGCGCTGGTCTTTATGGGGAAGTAAGAAAAGTCGCAGAACAGTAGTATATGGGATTTTGTAATCAAACGTTTTGCCATGGAGGTGTAGGAAGGTAGGATAGATACGGATATCATAGCGTCCACGAGGAGTCAAGCACTGCAGTTCTCGGAAGATGCAGATAGCATCTCCAGTAGCCTGGATGACATCTGCCTTTGATAACACATTCTGGGCAAATGCCTGCAACAGCAATGAGAGTTTTATGAACAAGTGTTTCCTCCTCCATTGTCACCTCAACTCCAGGTTCAGCTTACCTCCACAGGATCCACACCATCCTCCTGAGTGGGTGGTACGTAGAAGCGGACCTCCATAAGTGACACCTCAGCATCATCATTCTGATGGAACTCCAGGGTCACCTCATTCTTGCCAGTTGTGCATTGGGACACATTACTGAGTGGGATTTCAAAAACTGGTTGCTCCCCAATGTCAAAAGAGAGAAGTTGcccttgcaaaagaaaaaaaaggggggatatTTTTTCACCAAAATATATTACCTTATTTCTCACATcctgctaaaccataatgtgcttAGCACATTGGCTTTGGTTTTGCATGATGGTGCAAACCGCTTGGTGATTTGCAAACTAAGGTTATATAGAaggggtgggcaaccttttgACTGTTGGGAGCCACATTTAACATGGAAGAGAGGACCACACCAAGCAGGAAAATGATATAAAATGGATAGAACAGTATCAGGGCTGAAATTTTCAGTGTTCGCCTGCAGATTTGTTGGGGGGGAGAGGATTGGGGTtggtcattttgttttttaaattatataagcctattttacagcacaaGCTGCCTCAAAAACAATGTCTTTGGTATTTAGCATCAAGGATCATAAGTTTTGGGATGCTGCAAAAAGAGGTTGAAAGTCATACGTGGTCCTGGTGCTATAGGTTTCCAACTTCTGGGTTATGACTTAGCATAATATGCAAATTTAGCCAATTGTTGCATATTTAATAAGCCATGATTACAACAAGCATCGCTTAAGCTTATATGTAAACTCAGCGACTACCTCATAGCCAACAGTCAATTCCTCCccaaaataactaaaaaaaaaaacccacctccaTCTTCTTTTATTAGTGATGTTTCATTGAGTTCTGTTTCCAACTATCAACTTCTGTGGAGTGGGATATCATCTACAGTATAAAACTCACCTCCAAATTTGACTGTCCCCCAGTTCCAACCCTTCACACATAGATCTTTCTCAGCAAGCTCTAAATGAAAGTGGGTTTTGAAGAAATCTGAAAGTTTGTCAAACTCCTAAGGATGAAaagtgagtgagatgggtggtgactaaatttgaaatataaataaatgaaaaaatgaaaacagccaATTTACACACCAGCAAGCTAAAGACATGTACATCAGTAATTTGAAGCAAGTCCCTTTTTGTACACTAGAGGAATTTAGATTATACTTCAGATATGAAATCACATTATAGCACAGGCcctaaaaatataatattaagaaaCATTACGTGGGAGTTGAGccgttaaaaaaaaagaattacaagGATCTGTGTATTTTACCAGCATCACTTCCTACAACAAATGCAAACATatgtaagaaacaaaacaaaactctattttatctttaaaaaccaAAACTATACTTGCTTTGATTTAAACTGGGCTACTGGTGATTTTCATGGATATAACTATGACATTTTCCTGGCCTGAaagaaaagtggtttgccattctttctttcaggattttttaaaaaccttctcaTTGAACCAAGAGCTCGAGAATGTCtaggttgtctcccatccaagtacaaaatAGGGCCAACTCTGTTTAGCTAATcaaagtcagctaggtgctgtCACCTGCTGATGTAAGTATCTCTAGTTACAGCTAAATTAAAGGAAACAAGCATTGCTGCTACCAGTTCCATTCACGTTACAAACAGCAGTGTAAGATCCAAGGCTGAAAGGCACACTGGCATAATCAGATTAGATATCCAACTGCAAAATCTCTTGCTATAGTGAACACTCCAGTAGCAGATTTTAAAATAGCCTATCTTCAACTGCCTATCTGATTAAAACTCTGCATTCTTCTCTAATGCATCATGCTCAAAAACAAACCTGTATCAAAAGGGCCTTACCGTCTCTCTGAACCCATCATACTTGTAGACATGGCCACTCTTAGTAAGCAGTTTGAGGCCGTGGCCCAGTGCTACTCGCCTCCAGACACCCTCTGCCAACTCTGAGGCCTGGATGTTGTCAACTTTCCCAGTTTTGCTGTTCTTGAAAATCACACCTTGACGGCTTAGCCGCAGACGGCCATCATTCTACCCCAGAACGAACAGAAAATGTAAGAAAACAATACTGAATAGCAGATGAAAGCAGAGGATGGCACCTAATCTTTTTAGGCTAGGGAACACCAAAACAATGTTTCAAATTCCTGTTTAAAGAAGGAAGAAACTATTTCCtcctctaaattaaaaaaaaaaacttatgtcCTAAGTATCTTCATTCTTTCAAGAGCCTCTAAGAACCTCTTTAAAATTTAGAATCGCTGGCAGCAAGCATACATCCATATAGGTAAGCAGTTGCAGAAATCTGCACACATAATGCGAAGACCTAGTTTTCTGGGGAGCTTCataacgctgggaaaggtggaaagagagggaagaggagaaccagcagcgaagtggatggactcagttacaatggtgatgagtgccccattgaaagacctgaagaagcaagttggggacagattgaCCCAAGAGCacataatctatcaatcaatTTGCAGAAATTCCTTCTAACATTGTGCCCAAACAACTGAGATGTGGCCAGCTACATTTCTTATATATGCTTGATCCCACCTACATTGGACATGCAGAATTCAGTACCATTGAAACCTAGGCTATAGACAAAGCTAAGCAGTGGCTTTCTCATCAATTAGAATAAGTAGATGTTTTTGCAGAATAAATGTTCTTGCAAACCTAATAGAGTGGACCATTGTTCTGATTCAACTTAAATTAATGCCTCATTATTCAATCAAAAAAGGAACCTAGAAATAAAACATGGCAATTTGTTCTTGTTTGATATCCCAAATGCCCTCACTATGTCTATACTGCCATTTGAAGATTATTTTTCTGAAGATACTCTAGACATCAATAGTATGCTTAATCAATTAGCATTATCTCCCATGCATCATACACTTTTAACTTGTAACTGTAAAGCCATGTAGTTAACCTTCCTCTTGTATAAATGGAGAAAACATACAGCTTTTGAACAAACAATTCAGGATTATGGAGAACAGCATATTATCAATGACAAGTGCCACAAATGTCTTAGGACTGAAAACCAATATCAACATACACAGGAAGAGAAAGCTATTACTAGAAATCAAGCTAATACCAAAACAGTAGCACTGAGACATAGAATACTAAAACACAAATCACTCAGTAATTTTTAGAAGTTTGGATTAGTCATTTTTAAAGCTAAGCTAAACTAAACTGGTCCCCTATGCATTTTTACAGTGGTAATATCCTGAGTGATATACCATTACTCTGCTCAGTTAGGCTCAAAGTGGCATTAAcaacattaaataattaaaaagcccTTAAGATAAATATCATTACCATCAGCAATTTCAAGATACATTTTAGTGATTAAGGTACAGTAGCATCATGGATCCCACAATCCCTAAATCAGAATACTTGAGAGGCAAGGTCCATTCCGTTACAGAAATATGGCATGTTATCTACAAACCTAATCTTCATCCAATCATATAAATGTTTCTCATTTATTACAGTTGACATGCCCTCCCTGCAAATTACCAAGATCCATCTATTCAGAAATGTTACTACATCACTCACCATAGATCCCTTCACCTCTTGGTATATTTCATTGAACTCCAATGTATCTGCCATGCTGACAGCTCCCTGCCCACTATGGCAGGGGCTGGTGTCAGATCACGAAAGTGTACTGTTTAGGAGAAAGGTGTTGTGCAAGAAAACACACAGGACATCAAGCAGAAGTCTTAGTGACTGGCATATTCTACCCTGAGAGATGCAAAGGAAGCCCTGAGAAACCAAGAACACTGGGTCTCTTCTTTAATATATCTGGAAAGGAAACAGATACATACAAGCATTTACCACCAAGATAAAAACAAGCAGTTTCCTTTTGCCCTTGCAAACCAAGCACTCTCTTCATGCCAAACCAGCTGTAATAACAGTATCCCAGTGCAgtttcaaaaaagtcaacatggaaCTTTATTAAGTTGTCCCAACACCATGGAGCCCACAAGAAATTTACCTGCCTTCCAAGACAATTCTTTATTGCCCTTGCCAGTTCAGAAGTGAGTCAGGAAGATTTATTTAGAGCTACGTATAGCACTTTTGCCCCACCTGGGAATGGCAGTCCCCCAACACACCGGATGGGCTCCAGGTTAGAAGAGATTGATGTCAGAGATCGCAGCTCTAAAGAGCCGGCGAGCGCAGAGACGCAGACATAAGGCCCGCCTCCACCACAACACCGGCAATGCGTGGCCCAGCGGTTTCATGCCCAGCCGTGTTGCAGCCGCCACGACTCCCGGCCCAAGCCCCGCATCACTCACCCCTCTCGCCAGACACAGTTTCCCGCCTGCGCAACACGAGTCCCAAGCAATCCCCTTCAGCTGCCACCGGAAACCAACCTCACTTCCGTCCTCCGAAG contains:
- the SSRP1 gene encoding FACT complex subunit SSRP1, producing the protein MADTLEFNEIYQEVKGSMNDGRLRLSRQGVIFKNSKTGKVDNIQASELAEGVWRRVALGHGLKLLTKSGHVYKYDGFRETEFDKLSDFFKTHFHLELAEKDLCVKGWNWGTVKFGGQLLSFDIGEQPVFEIPLSNVSQCTTGKNEVTLEFHQNDDAEVSLMEVRFYVPPTQEDGVDPVEAFAQNVLSKADVIQATGDAICIFRELQCLTPRGRYDIRIYPTFLHLHGKTFDYKIPYTTVLRLFLLPHKDQRQMFFVISLDPPIKQGQTRYHFLILLFSKDEDISLTLNMNEDEVEKRFEGRLTKNMSGSLYEMVSRVMKALVNRKITVPGNFMGHSGAQCITCSYKASSGLLYPLERGFIYVHKPPVHIRFDEIAFVNFARGTTTTRSFDFEIETKQGTQYTFSSIEREEYGKLFDFVNAKKLNIKNRGLKEGMKNVTYDEYDGSDEDSHDAYLERMKEEGKIREEHANDSSEDSGEETDESFNPVEEEEDVAEEFDTNASASSSSNEGDSDEKKKPAKKAKIVKERKPRKKQSEGKKGKDPNAPKRPLSAYMLWLNANRDKIRSDSPGMSVTDVSKKAGELWKGMSKEKKEEWERKAEEAKRDYEKAMKDYSEGSKLDSSKREKAKKKKPDKPGKGRTEKRAATPVKSSASKNPPKQLGDSFKSKEFVSSDESSSGEDKKEDSDEEEIASTPPSSAESASGSD